A segment of the Symmachiella macrocystis genome:
TCGTCCCCCTGAAATTCCACCTCGCAATTCAGGCCGTTGCCGCCGAGATAGATCAGTCGCCCGCCCCGCTCGTAGACCCAGGTTTTGAGCGTGGTGTACATGTGCCGCGTCCAATACTCCGGATGCGTGGTGATGATCAACGTGCGGTAGTCATCTAGCTGAAACCGATCGAAATGAAATTGGCTTTCGCTGTACAGGTCGTAATCGAGACCTTGTTGTTCCATCCAACCTAAAAACCGCCATTCGGTCGGCGCGAGATGGCAGCCTTGGCGGCTTTCGACCGGATCGTTGAGTTGTTCCCGTTCGTCGATGTGGTTATACGGTTCGGGGCGATCCAGCGACAACGGCGGATAGGTTTCGCTGCCGTAATTGAAATGGTCCGCGCGGGTATACCGTTCCAATTCTTGGCGGGAATTGACGATCGGCACAGCGGGAAATTCGTCCGGCATGATGTAATTACTGCGGCCGCCGAAACTGTTGTAGGCGTTCCAGTTCAAGTCGCTGGCCAAGACAGCTACGCGAGATTGTGGTTTCGCCGGGGAGACGACCCACGGGAAGGAAAAGAAGTCGCCCGATTTTGTGCGGGCGTGCAAGTAGTACAGTCCGCTGCGATCAGGAGCCGTGAGGTGTTGGCCTTGGGCGACGCGGTTGTAGCCCTGGTCGTTCCACTGGACACCGGTTTGTGTGTAGTCGCCGTCGGGGGTGATCTGCATCGTGGCCCGCGGACCATGTTCGTCGAAGGTACCGATACGGCGGATGAATTGTTTCTCCGCTCCGTACCGCCACAACTCCAGTCGGTACTCTTCGACCGCATGGACGCGAAATTCCGAGGTTTCCCCGGCAGCGGCCGCTTTGGGCCACATGTAGCCCAACAGACAATCTGTGAGTAACCGGAAATGATACGGTTGGTCCGGATCGACAGTCATCGTGACCCGCTTGGAACCGTAGCCGGGATGCTGAAGGGCGACCTGGTAGGTCCCCGGCGAGATGTCGGCATGCACGGCTCCGGAGGCCGAGGAGCGAGCCTGTACGGTGCTCGATTCGTTGTTGAATTCCAAAGCGACGTCGCACAGAGCGACATAGCGTTCGTTACTGACATAGCCGACTAGCATGGATGTTTCTCCCGAACCTCGACGGGGGGAATGGTTTCAGGACGATACCGTTTTCATGACGATACCAATGGCCTGATGAAAATGCGAATGGGGCGGGTGAGCTCTTGGGGCGGGGGTGTGGAGCTAAGTCGTCTGTGGTGTTAGAATTGAAGCAACGTGTTGCGTGCCGAGCTCTCAACGCAACACGTCAAAAAACAGGGTGTCCGTTTTGATCACAATTTTGCCAAGAAGGCATCGCTGATGGCTCTGAATAAGAAGCAGAAAAAGCAGTTGGACGTTGAGCGAAAAAAGATGTCCAAGTTACAACAGGTCCTGACATCCGCACGCAAACAGACAGATGAACCGGATGAGGTCGCTCGTGTGGAACGAGAGATCGATGCTTGCCGGAAACGGATTGAAGAAATCCAAAATGAATAATCTCGGCGAAGGGAACAAGTTGATGCCGGAATCGGTCACCATTAAGGTACGCGATCGCGGACCGTACCTAGTTAGCGGACCGGTCAAGCTGGTTGATTCGCAAGGAAACGAAATTGACGTCGGCGACTGCGATGATTTTGTGCTCTGCCGTTGCGGACAGTCCGCGAACCGGCCATTTTGTGACGGCGCTCATAAGCAGGCGGAGTTTGAAGCGGATCGATCCGGCTCTTAGTTGAATGGCTGTTTTATTGATCACCTGGGGATTTGACGAAAACCAACATGATGTACCATTCCAAAATACGTTCGGCCCGCGGGCTGCTAATCGCTTTGTTTTTAGTCGTCGCGGCGGCGTCTCCACTTTATGCACAGTCTGCTTCGGATGAGGATCTCGCTAAGATCCGTGAACAACGGGCGACATTAGACAAGAGCATTGCCGAACTCGATGCGCAAAAAATTGGGCCGCAATTGATGGCCGATGTGCAGATTTATTCTAAGGCGGCAGATTGGATCGCGCGGCACAGTGAGTTTTATCGTGAGAACTACGCCAAACAAACGTTGGTGGTGCTCAAGTTAGGCCAACAGCGGGTTCGTGAACTGGCAGAAGGGAAATCGCCCTGGACCACAAAGATCGGCACGACGGCACGAGGCTATGTTTCGCGCGTTGATGAGTCGGTCCAACCTTATGCTTTGTCACTGCCGCTGAATTACACCCCTGGATCGGACAAGCAGTGGCCGCTGTACGTCAAATTGCACGGCCGGAATGGCCGGATGAATGAAGTGTCCTTCATCAAGCAGCACGACAATCGTCCGCCAGAGAGTGGGCAGGATTGGATTCAACTCGATGTCTATGGACGGACCAACAACGCCTATCGCTGGGCGGGTGAGACCGATGTGTTCGAGGCGATCGCCGACGTAAAAAGCCGCTACAACATCGAGGACAACCGCATCACGTTGTGGGGGTTTTCAATGGGGGGAGCGGGCGCATGGCATTTGGGCCTGCATCATCCGTCGCTGTGGTCCTCGGTCGGAGCGGGTGCGGGGTTTGTGGATTTCTATACGTATCAAAAACAAACCGAACTCCGGCCAGCCCATCAGCATCATCTGCTGCACATTTATGATGCCGTCGACTACGCGCTCAATGCCGACAATGTGTCGGTGATCACCTACGGTGGGGAGAAGGACGCGCAGTTGCTCGCCAGCACAATGAGCGTGGCAGCTGCCAAAAAATATGCGGTAGACATCGTGCAATTGATCGGCCCGGGGATGGGGCACAAGTTTGATCCGGAGAGCTTAAAGAAGTTCATGGAGTTTCATCGCCTACATTCCCAAACAGGCCGCCCTGCCCAGCCGGGACAAAAGGAGATCCGCTTCATAACGTATTCGCTGAAATACAATCGTTGCGAATGGCTGACGATTGAGGAGATGCCGCTGGTTTATCAACCGGCGATTGTGGCCTCCGAAGTCGTTGCCGATGACGCGTTGAAGGTCACCACGACCAACGTCAGCGCGCTGCAGGTTGATCCCCGTATCTCGCCGAATCTGCTCATCGACAGCAGTTACATCAGCTTCGAGCCGCCGCAAACCGACGAAGTGGTTTGGGAAACACTGGTTCTTGAGGGGGAGAAATGGCGAAAACTGACCGCGGACCAGGCGGAAAGGTTTGCGGAAAATCCCGATCTGCACAAACGCCACGATCTGCAAGGCCCGATTGATGACGCCTTTATGGAACCGTTTGTCTGCGTGCGGGGCACCGGCAAGCCGTGGTCGCAAGCGAATCACGATTGGGCGACCTGGACGCTCGACCGATTTGCGGCGGAGTTCGACAAATGGCTGCGGGGCAAAGTACTGGTCATCGACGACACACAGGTCACCGAAGAGATGATCGCGAACAAAAACCTGGTGCTCTTCGGCGATCCTGGCTCGAATTCCCTGCTGGCCAAAGTGCTTGCCAAGCTGCCGGTCCAATGGACTGAAGACAAAATTACGGTCGAGGGTGTC
Coding sequences within it:
- a CDS encoding alpha/beta hydrolase-fold protein, which encodes MMYHSKIRSARGLLIALFLVVAAASPLYAQSASDEDLAKIREQRATLDKSIAELDAQKIGPQLMADVQIYSKAADWIARHSEFYRENYAKQTLVVLKLGQQRVRELAEGKSPWTTKIGTTARGYVSRVDESVQPYALSLPLNYTPGSDKQWPLYVKLHGRNGRMNEVSFIKQHDNRPPESGQDWIQLDVYGRTNNAYRWAGETDVFEAIADVKSRYNIEDNRITLWGFSMGGAGAWHLGLHHPSLWSSVGAGAGFVDFYTYQKQTELRPAHQHHLLHIYDAVDYALNADNVSVITYGGEKDAQLLASTMSVAAAKKYAVDIVQLIGPGMGHKFDPESLKKFMEFHRLHSQTGRPAQPGQKEIRFITYSLKYNRCEWLTIEEMPLVYQPAIVASEVVADDALKVTTTNVSALQVDPRISPNLLIDSSYISFEPPQTDEVVWETLVLEGEKWRKLTADQAERFAENPDLHKRHDLQGPIDDAFMEPFVCVRGTGKPWSQANHDWATWTLDRFAAEFDKWLRGKVLVIDDTQVTEEMIANKNLVLFGDPGSNSLLAKVLAKLPVQWTEDKITVEGVDYDPNLHGLSLVYPNPLNPRRYVVVNSGHTMHEKDFKSSNSWLFPRLGDIAVQKFTQDETGDQYQEETVFADVFNSQWHLPSGLKPAK
- a CDS encoding CDGSH iron-sulfur domain-containing protein, which produces MNNLGEGNKLMPESVTIKVRDRGPYLVSGPVKLVDSQGNEIDVGDCDDFVLCRCGQSANRPFCDGAHKQAEFEADRSGS
- a CDS encoding N,N-dimethylformamidase beta subunit family domain-containing protein; the protein is MLVGYVSNERYVALCDVALEFNNESSTVQARSSASGAVHADISPGTYQVALQHPGYGSKRVTMTVDPDQPYHFRLLTDCLLGYMWPKAAAAGETSEFRVHAVEEYRLELWRYGAEKQFIRRIGTFDEHGPRATMQITPDGDYTQTGVQWNDQGYNRVAQGQHLTAPDRSGLYYLHARTKSGDFFSFPWVVSPAKPQSRVAVLASDLNWNAYNSFGGRSNYIMPDEFPAVPIVNSRQELERYTRADHFNYGSETYPPLSLDRPEPYNHIDEREQLNDPVESRQGCHLAPTEWRFLGWMEQQGLDYDLYSESQFHFDRFQLDDYRTLIITTHPEYWTRHMYTTLKTWVYERGGRLIYLGGNGLNCEVEFQGDDHRVVHHNGLWHHPPILVEHFGTPEMPYESRMHARLESEANLLGVVFTFDGAMGAAPYRVVDETHWCFAGTGLKSGDTFGHESQNRRVPGGASGHETDKVSPSSPKNLKILAQGTNPGAGGAHMIHYETPTHGEVFSVGSITWPASLLMDEQVSTITANVIRRFTQA